A stretch of Alligator mississippiensis isolate rAllMis1 chromosome 14, rAllMis1, whole genome shotgun sequence DNA encodes these proteins:
- the GAS2L2 gene encoding GAS2-like protein 2 isoform X2, giving the protein MWHREISSALSLCLPLAPSHGKMSGIQGATVRSIRPYKSSEQYLYAMKEDLAEWLKELYSLDIDVGSFLEVLETGTVLCFHANNVTQVAREFYQEYPGLAHKLQLPRSEVTCNESAQPGTFQARDNVSNFIQWCRKEMDIKEVLMFETEDLVLRKNEKNFVLCLLEVARRASRFGMSAPTLIQMEEEIEEEIREEMDLPPEDTPLPKPQRKPCDFKNLDQMVQHLVSRCTCPVQFSMIKVSEGKYRVGDSNTLIFVRESDNVGDGLKADGPPLLAVHQNILRNHVMVRVGGGWDTLEHYLDKHDPCRCTSLSHKQALKMANPQRLQAMQVQHEIKVCLASKTDNSDKPQPTLIVSRSQSPLPPVEWRTYTSRSLGTSKKLCSSSSPDSASKKTSGLGTPREQSEARRAPSARTRERSATPSRKQLLAEERPPSRQSSSTQCGRGTLHVSMPSQTSQPTGHEQDSPGVSETIAEPQRGRLSGRTPGVHQKERESLAPARYTESKTPKTVLKDSSVQSSKSALHGGKNIPQGHKSQEQGVKNFPGTVRSSSPVKALHPFPQHDTKKATQSHKGQLEGSATHGQRDPGAVRSSSPIKHTGYVQKMEAGTKIPVKAGSPFNRTPTPNKSYQGEPHLSNECKAPASVTAKAPAPYKCRAVFKAEDSCQGHRQCCRVVKPEMSSTSLSTSPGDRASQSDTEGKDKPPCAKSMQEEVAGNTKNSSGSEGVSVGHPGERERVYTPLPIDLAQEQALYRSLEDEILANIKELEAIPAENHHPERSRLDKAPPDCSLASNTAACNLRGWKSATPFLCPLASSRHAFSCGGGVPRSGVYVPSREANWHPAALHYDDVIDELSKGHKTLHQMDVENGIATRPLKQAGEDSPQATSLLMDENQEKKLQGSEGTCLKKDASSEIRDNGSREQPTRHSASADVHRNGTAPQATSNESPTGGPEKSKLPQVKPKRALKKPERVPSIYKLKLRPKIRPRRDNRPEKRPSKIPTPVAHRQAQKAGRAKDQKAHSSKHQSRTSQRSLAGTQKESTENAGSEEEAWLSEQSGSPQAGNSEIKSSLSEGKMWLTEEDEEAWV; this is encoded by the exons ATGTGGCACAGAGAAATCTCCAGTGCCCTTTCTCTGTGTCTCCCTCTAGCCCCCTCTCATGGCAAGATGTCTGGGATCCAGGGGGCCACAGTCCGCAGCATTCGCCCTTACAAATCCAGTGAGCAGTATCTCTATGCCATGAAGGAGGACCTGGCTGAGTGGCTCAAGGAACTCTACAGCTTGGACATTGATGTTGGCTCCTTCCTGGAGGTGCTGGAGACcggtactgtgctgtgctttcaTGCCAACAATGTCACCCAGGTGGCCAGGGAGTTCTACCAGGAGTACCCAGGCCTGGCTCACAAGCTCCAGCTGCCCAGATCTGAGGTTACCTGCAATGAGTCTGCCCAGCCAGGCACGTTCCAGGCCAGGGACAATGTGTCCAACTTCATCCAATGGTGCAGGAAGGAGATGGATATTAAAG AGGTCCTGATGTTTGAGACTGAGGACCTGGTGCTGAGGAAGAATGAGAAGAATTTTGTGCTGTGCCTGCTAGAGGTGGCCCGTCGGGCTTCTCGCTTTGGAATGAGCGCTCCCACCTTGATCCAGATGGAGGAAGAGATTGAGGAGGAGATCCGTGAGGAGATGGACCTGCCCCCAGAGGACACTCCACTTCCCAAACCCCAGAGGAAACCCTGTGACTTCAAGAACCTGGACCAGATG GTCCAGCACCTTGTGAGCCGATGTACCTGCCCAGTCCAATTCTCTATGATCAAGGTGTCAGAAGGGAAGTATCGAGTGGGAGATTCAAACACCCTCATTTTTGTCAGA GAATCAGATAACGTTGGTGATGGCCTCAAGGCTGATGGTCCTCCACTGCTTGCTGTTCATCAGAAT ATCCTACGGAATCATGTGATGGTGCGGgttggagggggctgggacacactCGAACATTACTTGGATAAGCATGATCCTTGTCGATGCACCTCTTTGT CTCACAAGCAGGCTTTAAAGATGGCAAATCCTCAGAGGCTACAGGCAATGCAAGTGCAGCATGAGATCAAGGTCTGTCTGGCATCCAAGACTGATAACTCAGACAAGCCTCAGCCAACCCTGATTGTCAGCAGATCCCAAAGCCCGTTACCCCCAGTGGAGTGGAGGACTTACACATCACGCAGCCTTGGCACCAGCAAGAAGCTTTGTTCATCCTCATCGCCAGATAGTGCCAGCAAGAAGACTTCGGGACTCGGGACCCCTCGGGAGCAATCAGAAGCCAGGAGAGCCCCCTCTGCCAG GACAAGGGAGCGGTCTGCTACACCTTCCCGGAAGCAGCTGCTTGCTGAGGAAAGGCCTCCTTCCCGACAGAGCTCTTCTACTCAGTGTGGCAGGGGTACACTTCATGtttccatgccctcccagacatcCCAGCCAACCGGACATGAGCAGGACAGTCCTGGTGTCTCAGAAACTATTGCAGAGCCACAGAGAGGAAGACTGTCTGGAAGAACTCCTGGGGTGCATCAAAAAGAACGAgagagcctggcaccagcccgATATACAGAATCCAAGACCCCGAAGACAGTACTCAAGGACAGCTCAGTTCAGTCTTCAAAAAGTGCCCTGCATGGAGGGAAGAATATTCCACAGGGTCACAAGTCTCAGGAACAAGGTGTCAAGAACTTTCCTGGCACAGTCCGTTCTTCCAGCCCAGTCAAGGCCCTTCATCCCTTCCCACAACACGATACCAAGAAAGCTACACAGAGTCATAAAGGACAGCTGGAAGGAAGTGCTACACATGGTCAAAGGGACCCTGGAGCTGTGAGGTCATCTTCTCCCATTAAACACACGGGCTATGTGCAAAAAATGGAGGCTGGGACAAAGATCCCAGTGAAAGCTGGCTCTCCCTTCAATAGGACCCCTACACCTAATAAAAGCTACCAGGGGGAGCCCCATCTCAGCAATGAGTGCAAAGCCCCAGCcagtgtcacagcaaaagctcctgctccctacaagtgcagggcAGTGTTCAAAGCTGAGGATAGCTGCCAGGGCCACAGGCAATGCTGTAGGGTAGTTAAACCAGAGATGTCATCTACTAGCCTTTCCACTAGCCCAGGGGACAGAGCCAGTCAATCAGACACAGAGGGGAAAGACAAGCCTCCATGTGCCAAATCAATGCAAGAGGAAGTGGCAGGAAACACTAAAAACAGTAGTGGAAGTGAGGGCGTTTCAGTGGGCcacccaggggagagggagcgCGTGTATACACCTCTGCCCATCGATTtggcccaggagcaggcactCTACAGGAGCTTAGAGGATGAGATCTTAGCCAACATAAAGGAGCTAGAGGCCATTCCTGCTGAAAACCACCATCCAGAGAGGAGCCGGTTAGATAAGGCTCCACCAGACTGCAGCTTAGCAAGTAACACTGCTGCCTGCAACCTCAGAGGGTGGAAGTCTGCCACACCTTTTCTCTGTCCCCTTGCCAGCTCTAGGCACGCGTTTTCCTGTGGTGGGGGTGTGCCTCGTAGTGGTGTCTACGTGCCAAGCAGAGAGGCAAACTGGCACCCTGCTGCGTTGCACTATGATGATGTGATTGATGAACTGTCCAAGGGCCACAAGACACTTCACCAAATGGATGTGGAGAATGGGATTGCTACAAGGCCACTAAAGCAGGCTGGGGAAGATTCTCCTCAGGCAACCTCACTCCTGATGGatgaaaaccaagaaaaaaagctTCAAGGGTCTGAAGGGACTTGCCTTAAGAAAGATGCATCCAGTGAAATCAGAGACAATGGGTCAAGGGAACAGCCAACAAGACATTCAGCATCTGCAGATGTCCACAGAAACGGTACAGCCCCACAGGCAACATCCAATGAAAGCCCTACAGGTGGCCCTGAAAAGTCCAAACTGCCTCAAGTGAAGCCCAAGAGGGCACTGAAAAAGCCTGAACGAGTGCCATCCATCTACAAGCTAAAGCTGAGGCCCAAAATCCGCCCCCGCAGGGACAACAGACCTGAGAAGCGGCCATCCAAAATCCCCACTCCGGTGGCACATCGACAGGCACAGAAGGCAGGCAGAGCTAAAGACCAGAAGGCTCACAGCTCAAAACACCAGAGTCGGACGAGTCAGAGAAGCCTGGCTGGCACCCAGAAAGAAAGTACAGAAAATGCTGGGTCTGAGGAGGAAGCTTGGCTTTCAGAACAGAGTGGCTCCCCCCAGGCTGGGAACTCGGAGATAAAGTCATCCCTGAGTGAAGGCAAAATGTGGCTCACGGAGGAAGATGAAGAAGCCTGGGTCTAG